In a genomic window of Rhopalosiphum maidis isolate BTI-1 chromosome 4, ASM367621v3, whole genome shotgun sequence:
- the LOC113549043 gene encoding microsomal triglyceride transfer protein large subunit translates to MTSSTDWSASRAFSPLLLLLLFLSSAPVCLGDLVDGCRLFPAGVRYEYESTTTVLTGGSADNRDPEVGHRVVGRLSVENLWPATDTAGEKLLRLHFKSLKLQTWSKKSKNDINRQFIDRKSRIDRFSDQPFFVHWRNGHIENLYASSANSLTEENFKKGIAGLFQFQLSNQQTVEYSTLGKCNVTYSKINGNSVSKRIDGCVLPTTLPPEIKHPEKLWQGTLRSKREGLLKYNHESFIDVFLDENHEYSTSFMNEVGASISSKQHIELKETKPNSDIIEANTFEEAINQLEKQLKLKLEKQNLSPKHEVKNCKHYDSCNKLSDVVKKYHDSLLDSELGKSKSAYGAIKVIDAIVNSDTKTIKNVLSDKKNEDIIVQLYDLLGAALNENSHKASMETLVFTDAKSIEKIERYLWSASIKFNPKIEIIKSLISITDEKLTSKKVMDTLFNTVTAMASRLDRYNHTDTNALLCGELVVKTLERLEKCKQDDDECILTYIRALSNLKHPLSIEVLLSFAQHGNRMTSAYAMKTIKMFGPSLWNSQVLKYCNKIFFQLVKEQDSSTRAIALAILLESDPNYDLLKHVVEWLATPGEGYEIKQYALELLKEMANQNKSSAKLLRTVLVRERLNHYGNMAQRGLSSCFSRKFINYNNITGLVKNSQQIYSGVTKRGSVDIILEHKNIKYDLCSFGMFTTGLGYFTSLYDDSGKTDTSDEANLPATAGLELIVFGVHIRPFIMFSSQGQLMGHVWAGTGSDKTPIIQGISQMIEHLEYVPLSNGITAKLNVKGTLSLDISGQIEMSLWNKNAQSVIEKNGGVSIQGSLKLDTDLVTDEVDFALITEGLLHMHSDAEFAKKIVLCMRIVFVDTNVTTTVSKNQKVHGLPHKSYTTTTRTHPVSGRTFALNQMVNEFCNTIHSR, encoded by the exons ATGACGTCCTCAACGGATTGGAGCGCATCCCGCGCGTTCTCGCCTCtcctgctgctgctgctgttctTGTCATCGGCGCCAGTGTGTTTGGGTGATTTGGTGGACGGCTGCCGACTGTTCCCGGCTGGCGTTCGGTACGAATACGAATCGACCACCACCGTGCTGACCGGTGGATCTGCAGACAACCGAGACCCGGAGGTCGGCCACCGGGTGGTCGGTCGACTGTCCGTTGAAAATCTCTGGCCCGCTACCGATACTGCCGGCGAAAAACTGTTGCGATTACAC tTTAAGTCACTCAAACTTCAAACGTGGTCCAAGAAATCAAAAAACGATATTAATCGTCAATTTATTGACCGTAAATCGAGGATCGATAGGTTTTCAGATCAACCATTTTTTGTGCACTGGAGGAACGGGCATATAGAAAACCTATATGCCTCTTCTGCTAATTCATTGACCgaggaaaattttaaaaaaggaaTCGCTGGCCTCTTTcaa TTTCAATTGTCAAACCAACAGACTGTAGAATATTCAACTCTCGGAAAGTGTAACGTGACCTACAGCAAAATAAATGGAAATAGTGTTTCAAAACGAATTGACGGCTGTGTTTTACCAACTACATTGCCGCCTGAAATTAAACATCccgaaaaa CTTTGGCAAGGAACTCTACGTTCAAAACGCGAAGGTTTGCTGAAATACAACCACGAATCCTTTATTGATGTGTTTTTAGATGAAAATCACGAGTACTCTACTAGTTTTATGAATGAAGTAGGAGCTTCGATATCATCAAAACAACATATAGAATTAAAAG aaaCCAAACCAAATAGCGATATCATTGAAGCTAATACTTTCGAAGAGGCAATTAATCAATtagaaaaacaattgaaactgaaacttgaaaaacaaaatttaagtcCAAAACAcgaagttaaaaattgtaagcaCTACGATTCGTGTAATAAA TTGAGCGACGTGGTTAAAAAATACCACGATTCTTTATTAGATTCAGAACTGGGAAAGTCTAAATCGGCTTATGGTGCTATCAAAGTCATAGATGCAATTGTAAACAGCGacacaaaaactattaaaaatgtattatcagataaaaaaaatgaagacataat agttCAATTATATGACTTATTAGGAGCtgcattaaatgaaaattcacATAAAGCCTCGATGGAAACTCTAGTCTTTACTGATGctaaaagtattgaaaaaatagaaaGATACTTATGGAGCGcatcaataaaattcaatCCGAAAATAGAAatcattaaaa gtttaatatctataactgATGAGAAACTAACCAGTAAAAAAGTAATGGACACCTTATTTAATACTGTTACCGCTATGGCCAGTCGTTTGGATCGTTACAATCACACGGACACGAATGCTCTC cttTGTGGTGAACTAGTCGTCAAAACATTAGAAAGACtggaaaaatgtaaacaagacGACGATGAATGCATACTTACATATATCAGAGCGTTATCTAATCTCAAACATCCGCTGTCGATTGAAGTGCTGTTGAGCTTTGCACAACACGGAAACAGAAT GACTAGCGCGTACGCCATGAAAACGATTAAAATGTTTGGCCCAAGTTTATGGAATAGTCAAGTGCTGAAATATTGCAACAAAATTTTCTTTCAGTTGGTCAAAGAACAAGACAGCAGCACCAGAGCAATAGCATTGGCCATACTCCTAGAGTCCGATCCCAATTACGATCTCCTAAAACACGTGGTCGAGTGGCTTGCGACACCGGGTGAAGGATACGAAATCAAGCAGTACGCGTTGGAGTTGTTGAAGGAAATGGCTAACCA AAACAAATCTTCGGCGAAACTGTTGCGGACAGTGCTAGTTCGTGAACGGTTAAACCATTACGGAAATATGGCGCAGAGAGGCTTGTCGTCGTGTTTTTCGAGGAAATTCATCAATTATAACAACATCACCGGACTAGTGAAAAACTCTCAGCAGATTTACTCAGGAGTGACTAAACGTGGGTCGGTGGACATTATATTGGAACACAAAAACATCAAATACGACTTGTGTAGC TTCGGTATGTTCACAACCGGACTCGGGTACTTTACATCCCTCTACGACGATTCGGGTAAAACAGACACATCGGACGAGGCCAATTTACCGGCCACGGCTGGTCTGGAACTGATCGTGTTCGGCGTGCACATTAGACCCTTCATTATGTTTTCTAGTCAAGGCCAATTAATGGGACACGTCTGGGCCGGAACTGGGTCTGACAAAACACCCATCATTcag GGAATATCTCAAATGATCGAACATCTAGAATATGTGCCACTGAGTAATGGAATTACAGCGAAGCTGAACGTTAAAGGAACGTTGTCACTGGACATATCCGGTCAAATAGAAATGAGCCTTTGGAATAAAAACGCGCAATCTGTAATCGAAAAAAA TGGCGGGGTCAGCATTCAAGGGTCATTGAAACTGGATACAGACTTAGTGACGGATGAAGTGGACTTTGCTCTGATTACCGAAGGGCTACTACACATGCACAGTGACGCCGAATTcgcaaaaaaaattgttttatgcatGCGAATTGTTTTTGTAGACACGAACGTGAC cACGACCGTAAGCAAAAATCAAAAAGTCCACGGGCTACCACACAAGTCATACACGACCACAACGAGGACGCATCCGGTTTCCGGACGGACATTCGCCCTAAATCAAATGGTTAACGAGTTTTGTAATACGATCCATTCTCGATGA
- the LOC113560094 gene encoding nuclear pore complex protein Nup93-like encodes MATSDLEYLLLQGQKLCKDTDTFKPVSKIHKSLRQLCRNADHAPKQSNRGNDEQCAKEFLANRGLDLCGYSNVLKKLCTYRDNAITPCDSKPVMDYSSSVESLMGRHIEDYINNLEANDNKDADNYLQDLPMSWKNIKKDIVYNEFASDSYDVSFCLQNLLTTKNTYFTFDPSLNNPNDSASNFPFVNDVQTYIKAKEFGETNKELIEYFFETIHRNNANNATVAHIWNVVKYMYNLIPQKSPYGSFNERFSEENQTKLVKNAKSYLEDKYQAFLIKETRHLNVVNDGNYMAAIISSYVFMNTGRPATQQNDFHVDEQSIWPLLYFSLRCGRMDVASYFIKKSGLALDDLLNVFIHLKEANFTERISSNIGVTLNKYYRTLPAYDNAFRKTIFSLLGMVEANMEKKAVSKTIEDKLWMLLVEHFASKYMEDSNGLDYCSLQRYILDNGKSYKEQPHVYFELLFLIGQFESAIDFLYRSVEFSNHAVHIAIALNEKHLLATPKYLQAPFLSNENVDVKFVRLNYTRLILLFCNEFKSNHPHYATYYYYFLRNVKSPTLTENLFHKCVADLATSFDGNMCDWMFGCLDDMKDNSILHNIFDIDTIKPIIDKTLELTFEKNKPEVAFKLYSLASDKAAYGIMNNILSFAIYNYYDVFGRSMIDDKCNIVNKNFYDRIYSYLEDLNNKKLCTLEPIGPISTFNVLRNMYLFFYYSSKHEFLSAIEKANDTGLVPLTNEDAKQCLNNCLKHGEIIQRNINNFIKSLVSVLCKEHSKILKYQNTSMEEDSLIEEENSDVFDQTKEIGWTKWKLQKTIRVIYLFAAKLPVHIALDAVEYISNNASNMQLG; translated from the coding sequence atggccACTTCTGATCTAGAATATCTACTGTTGCAAGGGCAAAAACTTTGCAAGGATACCGATACATTTAAGCCAGTATcgaaaatacataaatcattACGTCAGCTATGTCGAAACGCTGACCATGCTCCGAAACAATCAAATAGAGGGAATGATGAACAATGTGCAAAAGAATTTCTAGCAAATCGTGGTTTAGATCTTTGTGGCTATTCtaatgttcttaaaaaattatgtacatatcgAGACAATGCTATCACACCATGTGATTCTAAACCTGTAATGGACTATTCCAGTAGTGTAGAATCCTTAATGGGAAGACACATTGAAGACTACATCAATAATTTAGAAGCAAATGATAACAAAGATgctgataattatttacaagatCTTCCAATGAGCtggaaaaacattaaaaaagataTTGTTTACAATGAGTTTGCTTCGGATTCATATGATGTATCATTTTGTCTTCAGAACTTATTAACTaccaaaaatacatatttcacaTTTGATCCTAGTCTCAATAATCCTAATGATTCAGCTTCTAATTTTCCTTTTGTCAACGATGTTCAAACCTACATTAAGGCAAAAGAATTTGGCGAAACAAACAaagaattaattgaatatttttttgaaaccaTACATAGGAATAATGCCAATAATGCAACAGTAGCTCATATTTGGAATGTAGTTAAGTAcatgtacaatttaattcCACAAAAATCGCCTTATGGATCATTTAATGAACGTTTTTCTGAagaaaatcaaacaaaacttGTCAAAAATGCCAAGAGCTATCTAGAAGATAAATACCAAGCTTTTCTCATAAAAGAAACAAGacatttaaatgttgtaaatGATGGTAATTACATGGCGGCTATTATAAGTTCTTATGTGTTTATGAATACCGGTAGACCGGCAACACAACAAAATGATTTTCATGTTGATGAACAATCAATTTGGCCATTGCTTTACTTCAGTTTAAGATGTGGAAGAATGGATGTTGCcagttatttcattaaaaaatctgGTTTAGCATTAGATGATttactaaatgtatttattcactTGAAAGAAGCAAATTTTACAGAACGTATTTCTTCCAATATTGGCGTTAcactaaacaaatattatagaactCTTCCAGCGTATGATAATGCATtcagaaaaacaatattctcTTTGTTGGGTATGGTGGAAGCCAACATGGAGAAAAAAGCTGTGTCCAAGACAATTGAAGACAAGCTGTGGATGTTGTTAGTTGAACATTTTGCAAGCAAGTACATGGAAGATTCAAACGGATTAGATTATTGTTCATtacaaagatatattttagacAATGGTAAATCTTACAAGGAGCAGCCTCATGTATACTTTGAGCTACTGTTTTTGATTGGACAATTTGAAAGCGCTATAGACTTTTTATACCGTAGTGTCGAGTTTTCCAACCATGCGGTGCATATAGCTATTGCATTAAacgaaaaacatttattagccACTCCTAAATATTTGCAAGCCCCGTTTTTGTCTAATGAGAATGTTGATGTAAAGTTTGTGCGTCTGAATTATACaagattgattttattattttgcaatgAGTTTAAATCGAACCATCCTCACTATGctacatattactattatttcttAAGAAATGTAAAAAGTCCAACTCTAACTGAAAACTTGTTTCACAAGTGCGTTGCAGATCTTGCTACATCTTTTGATGGGAACATGTGTGATTGGATGTTTGGGTGTTTAGATGATATGAAAGATAAcagtattttacataatatcttCGATATTGACACTATTAAAcctataatagataaaacacTAGAATTAAcatttgagaaaaataaacCTGAAGTtgcttttaaactttatagctTAGCATCAGACAAGGCTGCATAtggtattatgaataatatactgagttttgctatttataattattatgatgtttttgGTCGGTCTATGATTGatgataaatgtaatatagtcaataaaaacttttatgacCGTATTTATTCTTACTTGGAAGActtgaacaataaaaaattatgtacattggAACCAATTGGTCCCATATCAACATTTAATGTCTTACgtaacatgtatttatttttctattattcttCTAAACATGAATTTCTTTCAGCCATCGAAAAGGCCAATGATACAGGTCTAGTGCCGTTAACCAACGAAGATGcaaaacaatgtttaaataattgccTCAAGCATGGTGAAATTAtacaaagaaatataaataattttattaagtcaTTAGTTAGTGTATTATGCAAAGaacattctaaaattttaaaatatcaaaatacctCTATGGAAGAAGATTCATTAATTGAAGAAGAAAACAGTGATGTTTTTGATCAAACCAAAGAGATTGGATGGACAAAATGGAAACTTCAGAAAACCATtagagttatatatttattcgctGCAAAATTACCTGTACACATTGCTCTTGATGCGGTCgaatatatttcaaacaatgCATCAAACATGCAACTCGGctga
- the LOC113548657 gene encoding borealin-like, translating to MPRTKRRTVKRSSADMNMTAVNATMANQSKNMKEILTEFDCEKQNIEDYFYDIFDTQRNLIENSFLMTKMNLGDILNNNLYDTIFKQYPIKSNSDSGTKKKVERPSRPVTKATVNRTTRQKSTSSSTSKTNGSATVTKHRSATRNGDDKPLLAETMESRFKTPINRLPVPASATVTPKVNMHEPISMMRRPNQGEVALSMTGSPLMVSSVSRDDMATVSVPLANGNILSILPRAGATMDISFDEQTKNELLLLKGNIEGLLKMNRRGL from the exons ATGCCACGTACCAAGAGAAGAACCGTCAAGCGGTCGTCTGCCGACATGAACATGACTGCTGTGAATGCAACGATGGCCAACCagtcaaaaaatatgaaagaaaTTTTGACTGAATTTGATTgtgaaa aacaaaatattgaagattatttttacgatatttttgatactcaaagaaatttaatcgaaaattcatttttaatgacaaaaatgaatttgggtgatatactcaataataatcTCTATGACACT atTTTTAAGCAGTATCCAATAAAATCTAACAGTGACAGtggaactaaaaaaaaagtggaaCGTCCTTCAAGGCCAGTTACCAAAGCTACAGTAAATAGGACTACCAGACAAAAAAGta cgTCTAGTTCTACATCTAAGACTAATGGTTCTGCTACAGTAACAAAACACCGTAGTGCTACACGCAATGGTGATGATAAGCCACTATTAGCAGAAACAATGGAATCtagatttaaa acTCCAATTAATCGACTACCTGTACCTGCTTCAGCAACAGTTACACCAAAAGTTAATATGCATGAACCAATATCAATGATGCGACGTCCAAACCAAGGAGAGGTTGCACTTTCAATGACTGGAAGTCCACTCATGGTATCGTCTGTTTCTAGGGATGATATGGCTACAGTCAGTGTACCATTAGCCAATGGAaat attctatcGATATTACCTAGAGCTGGTGCTACTATGGACATATCATTTGATGAACAAACTAAAAATGAGTTACTTCTTCTCAAAGGAAACATTGAAGGGCTGTTGAAAATGAATAGAAGAGGTTTGTGA
- the LOC113548477 gene encoding derlin-1: MAELPDWFTSIPYFTKRWLALTAILTLAGRFGILNPFNFMLFYEPFIKKFEIWRAATALLMYPLSPGNGFHFLVNCYFLYSYSIRLETDSFSGRPADYFFLLIFNWICCVIIGLLANIPVLMDPMVLSILYVWCQLNKDVIVSFWFGTRFKAMYLPWVLFGFNLIISGGGLQELVGIIVGHIYFFLMFKYPQEMGGPQLIQTPQIFYKFFPNQRTVHGFGQPPTRAAPTAAPPAGNQQQGEGGLNFRRHDWGRGYVLGQQQ; encoded by the exons ATGGCCGAACTTCCTGATTGGTTTACATCCATACCTTATTTCACCAAACGATGGCTCGCTCTGACTGCTATTTTGACTTTGGCTGGGCGGTTTGGCATTCTGAATCCTTTCAACTTTATGTTGTTTTATGAaccatttatcaaaaaatttgaG ATTTGGAGAGCAGCTACTGCTTTGTTAATGTACCCATTATCACCTGGAAATGGATTTCATTTCTTAGTCAattgttattttctatatagttATTCAATAAGATTGGAAACGG aCTCATTTAGTGGAAGACCTGCTGATTACTTTttcttacttatatttaattggatATGTTGTGTCATTATTGGACTCCTGGCAAATATACcg GTTCTTATGGATCCTAtggtattaagtatattatatgtgtggtGCCAACTAAACAAAGATGTAATTGTTAGTTTTTGGTTTGGAACCCGTTTCAAAGCCATGTATTTACCATGGGTATTATTTGGATTCAACTTGATCATATCTGGagg AGGACTTCAGGAATTAGTCGGTATTATTGTGggccatatatattttttccttatGTTCAAATACCCACAAGAAATGGGCGGACCACAGCTTATACAAACACCTCAAATATT TTACAAATTTTTTCCTAATCAAAGAACAGTTCATGGTTTTGGTCAACCACCAACTAGAGCAGCACCAACTGCAGCCCCACCGGCAGGAAACCAACAACAAGGTGAGGGTGGATTAAACTTTCGTCGTCACGATTGGGGCAGAGGTTATGTTCTCGGACAACAACAATAA